In Fusobacteriaceae bacterium, the sequence GGGGGCCCGGGGGACCCGGAGGATTCGGAGGACCCGGCGGTCGGGAGCGGACCGTTGCGGTCAGCGCCTCCGCGGGAACGGTACGGGCCGTCGCATCAGACGCGAGAAGACAGGCCCCCATGGCGGCGCCTGAACTCCCCCGGGCGGAATTTCGCGCGAGGACCAGCATCGCCAGGACCATGACGACCCGGGAATACAAGCTATATTACGAAAGCGGTCAGCTCCTTGAGAGCGGGCGCTTTGTGAACGGCTTTCCCGACGGCGGGAAACGCTCATTTTACGAAAACGGTAATCTGAAGCTTGAGGCCAATTACCGCAGGGGTCTGCCCGACGGGATCTGGAAGGAATACGGGCCCGACGGCAAGCTCAAAGCGGAAACGAGCTGGCGGGGCGGGCGTCAGGACGGTCCCTTCCGAATTTACAACGACGCCGGAAATTTGATCCGGGAAGAGCAGTACCGCAACGGCCGGCTGATGAAAAAATAAAAAAACGGAGCCCCTTTTACCGGCGCCCCGTTTTTTTATGGGTCAGTTTTTGTCTTCGTAGAGCTCAAAGATCGTGTCGTCCTTGACGATAAAGGCGATCCGGACGCCGGGCCCGATTTCGAGGGGCTCGAAAATCACGCGATCCGCGTCTTTGAGGTATTTTTCCATGTCGTCCACCTTGTAGGCCACATGGGGATTCTTGTGCATAATCTCCGGGAAGGGCGTGCCTTCTTCGAATTTCAGATATTCGATCTTGTAATCGTAGTCATCCACCGAGGGATTCATCCAGATCTTCAGGCCTTCCTGCCAGATCATCCCCTCTTTTTTATTGGTTACCGGTATTCCGACGTGCATAAATGTCGCCGCCATATGCTCTCCTCCTTTTTTTGTGGGGTATCGGTCGCATTGCCTTCTATTCGCCGGCTCAGGCCTTTTCCGCCCGGGCCGCCTCTTCGTTGAAGAAGCGGAAAGCCTCCGCGTCATTCTTACCTTCGTGGACAATCTTTCCGATGGCTTTCGCCATGGCGACCGGAGACGCGCTTTGGAAAATATTCCGGCCCATGTCGATGCCCCGGGCGCCTTCGGAAACCGCCCGGTAAACCATGGAAAGCGCCTCGTTTTCGGGGATTTTTTTGCCTCCGGCCACGATGAGCGGCGCCGGGCAGGCCGCCGCCACTTTTTCAAAGCCCTCGCAATAGTAGGTCTTGATGGCGTGGGCGCCGTTTTCGGCCAGAAGCCTTGTGGCCAGAAGGAAAAACTCCGTCGTGCGGGCCATATCCTTACCGACGGCCACAACGCCCAGGACGGGGATGCCGTAGCGGTTGCCCCGGTCCACGGCCCGGCAGAGCGTCTCGATAGAATCTCTTTCGCCGGGGGCCCCGACAAAGGTCTGGATCGCGATCATTTGGGCGTTGAGCCGGATGACTTCTTCCATATCGAGACCGAAGCCCGATCCCGTGGTCATGTCGTCCTTGAGGACGGACTCGTCGTGGGTGGCCCGCAGACATACGGGTTTCGCGACGCCCGGATCGACACAGGTCCGGATCGCGCCCCGGGTCCCCATGAGGACGTCCACATGGGGGATCAACCGCGGAATGACCAGGTCCAGCCGTTCAAGGCCCGCCGTGGGTCCCATGATATAGCCGTGGTCAAAGGCCAGCATAACCGTGTTTCCGGATTTCGGATCAAAGATCCGCCCGAGCCGGTTTTGCAGTCCCCAGTCGTAATGGGCCGCGCCCTTGACGGGAAAAACCCGCGCTTCCGGTTCAAGACCGACGTGGTATTCTTTTGCCGCTTGATTTCCCTTCGCGTCGGCCATATTATTTCCTCCAGAAGGCGAAAGAGGCCGCCGGCGTGTTCCAGAGCCGGAGGAATTCTTCGTCCCATTTGGCAATATTCAGCTGAAATCCCGCCTGTTCCTGCACCGTCAGGATCTCGCCCACCATGTTGGCCACAACGGTGATCCCGAGGCTTTCGAGGTAATGAACACAATCTTTGTAGAGAATAAACATTTCCATCAATGTGGTCGCGCCCGAACCGTTGACCATCACAAAGACCTTGTCCCCTTTGGCAAGGGGAATGTCCTTGACCAGGGCGTTTGCCATGATGGCGACGGTTTCTTTGGCGCTCTTCATGGGCTGCCGGCCGCCGCCGCCCTCGCCGTGCTGCCCCATGCCGATTTCCATATCGATGTCGCCGAGATCGCCGAATTCCGCGCCCGTAGCCGGATGCGTCGCGGTCCTTGCCGCCACCGCAATGGTCGCCATGGAATCGGCGTAGCGCTGGGCCAGCGCAGCCACTTCATCGAGGGACTGCCCTTCCTTTGCCGCCGCGGCCAGGATGTGATACATGGGGACCGCGCCCGCGAGGCCTCTTCTGTCATCGGCGTTGGACCGGGGGGCGTTGGAGATGTCTTCCTGAGTCACGACTTTCTGGATGTTGATCCCTGCTTTTTCCGCCATTTTCATGACCATGTTGCCGGTCAGCATGTCTCCCGCGTGATTGAGCACGAGAAGCAGGACGCCCTTGCCTTTGTCGGCCAGTTTGACGGCCTCAAAGACCGACTGGGGATTCGGGGCTGCGAAAATATCTCCGGCTACGGAAATATCGAGCATCCCGTCGCCCACAAAGCCGCTCAGGGCCGGCTCATGCCCCGTGCCGCCCAAGGTGACAATGGTCACCCGGTCGGCATCTTTGAGCGTTTTGCTCACGACCATGTTGCCGCCGACCAGCTCCACGAGATCGCCGTGGGCGAGAACGAGACCCTCCAGTAGTTCCTGCGTCAGCGTGTCCGCTTGGTTGATGAATTTTTTCATTTTCATATGCTTTACACCTCCTGGATATTTGTGATCAGGGCGGGTCTCCCCGCCTGTTTCTTTATTCGCACAGACCTGCAAAGAAGCGGGCCATGGAAAGAGCGCCCGCGTCCATTGTCCCCAGCGTCGCCTCTTTGTAATTCTTGGCCCTGCCGTATTTGGCCGCATAGTTTTTTGTGGCTTCCGCCCCGGCCTTTGCCGCGGCGGCCGCGGCCGCGAGCATGCCTTTAGCGTCGTCTCCCGTCCATGCCTCCATGGCCCTTACGGCCGGAATCAGGGCGTCCATCAGGGTTTTGTCCCCTTCTTCGGCCTTTGTGACGTCCCGGATGGCGCGCAAGCCGCCGGCGAAAAGGGTCTTAAGATCGGCGGGACCGATGTCCGCCGCGTCCATCCCCGGCGCTTCCGCAAAGCCTCCGAAAAGCGTCGTCCACAGCGGGACCGCCGCGCCGCCGTTTATGGCCATGATGGCGTCGGCCGCGGCTTCCATGGCGGCGTTCACGCCGACGTCGGTTTTTTTCGCGGTATCCATTGCCGCAAGGAAGGCGCCGGCGATTTTTTCCATGGTGATTCCGTGATCGCCGTCGCCATATTTGGCGTCGATGGCGGTCAGTTCATCCTTCGCGGAAATAATCTCTTTCCCCGCGCCGATAAAGCAGTCGAGCAAATTTTCCTTTGTCATTTCCGGCCTCCCCTGTCCGTAATCGTCTGATACTAAAGTATAGCCGCAGCTTTGCATTTTGTCAAGTGGGTGGCAAGAAAAAAACACCCCCTTGCGTTTCGCGTTTATTCGACCGCTTTCTCCAGCGCCTCACGCAGGATTTTGGAATACACCTACACGATAGCGGAAAAATGTTCTCCTTTACTCCCTCGTGGCCCTTTTGTGGCCTATAGCATTGATATTATTTTTGATATGACGGCAAAGGCGCTCAAAACCAAGGCGTTGAGCGGTATCTCTTGTGGACGGTTTGTGGCCTGTAGATGTGACAAGGGAAAAGTCAAAGCGCGGATTTATGCGGGATTTGGGGGAGGAAAATTATGGGGTATAATTGTGAGTTCAAGTGCTTCCATTTTACCTCATTAACCGGAGGTATGTCAAGACTAAGAATCCAATAAATTCTGCCATTTTTTTATTGATAGTACACAAAAAAGCCAATTTCAAAGGCCAAAGTATTTTCTCAATTTTTCTCGATTTTATACCCCATTCAGCTCTCTTTAATTCCTGCTGTTTACAGCCTTTTTAGCGATCCTGCCCCTGACAATTATACCCCATAATAGTCAATCCATAAAAATGACCCAGAAGCGTCCTGAAACGGCGGCATTGCGCCTGTTTTAGATTTGTTGTTATGCGTGAATAATTGTTGGAAACATAAAATCGCACTGAGTTCAAAAAAGTGTTCCCGATAAAAAAGATTTTGTCAAAAACGAAAACCGTTTGTTTTCGGGAATTTTGTTATGAAGAAAGAATGGGGAGATTTTTCTCTAAACAGGCGAAATGGAAAAGGCTGCGAATTAAGATTTTACGCTGTAGGGCATGGGATAAGATTGCCTTTACGGAGAGTTTGCGTCACGGGCTGGAAGCCCGTGATACGGGGGGAGCTTTTGGGAGAAAGCGTATGGGCAGGGATGCCCATGCGACAGAGGAATTCCACGTATTGATCGATAAATATTATGATGTGGAGCAAAAGGAGGCAAAATGCGCGACGTAACAGATGATCAAGCAAATGAGGAATTTCAGAAGTACTCGAACAATGTGTCGGAAAGCGACGTGACAGACATTCTTTCCAAAGAAGAAAAAATCCTGAAGAAGGTTAAGGGCCCGCTGTCAAAATTCAGTGAGGATATCCCCTTGCTCTTCTCAATTGTCAAGGATTACACCAATGGCAGCTACAGAGAGTTGCCTTGGAAGACTATTGCTGCCATTGTCGGAACCCTGCTGTACGTTTTCAGTCCGGTTGATCTGATTCCGGATTTCCTCCTCGGCGTCGGGCTTATCGACGATGCGGCGGTTGTTGGATTGTGCATGTCGGGGCTTCACCTTGACCTGCAGCAATACAAGTTTTGGAAGAACAGCAAGAAACTGATTAAGAAGGAGGATGACAATCATGGCATTTGACTGGAAAGGGCTTATAGGAGGTTTGAATAGCTTCGGAGATAAAATGGATGAAGAGATTTTAGCGCATCCGGAAAAATATGACTACGACTTATATCAAAAAGCGCTGATGCGCCAGCAGTCGCGTGAGCAATCACGTGAGGCCGAACAACGTGAAAATGAAAGACTGCGAAGGGAAGAAGCTGCGCGGCAGCAGGCGGAGCGCGAACGAAGAGAATGGGAAGAAGAGGCCGCGCGACAACGAGCGGTGGAAGATCAAAGAAAAAGGAATTTCCTCTTTCTCGAAGCCTGCAGAATTCAATCTCTGACAGAAATACAAAACTTCATGAACGCAGGCGCTGAAAAGAACTGCGTCAATCAAAAAAAGCAAAACGCGTTGATGATTGCAATTCTGGCGGACAGGGACCACAGTATCGTAGATTTTCTGGCCCAAAACACCTCAAATATTGATTGGGTGGATAATCAAAACCATACGGCGCTGATGTATGCCATAGAAAACAAGAAGTCCGATTACATACGAATCCTGGTTGCGCGTGGCGCGAAGACAAACGTCCGCGTAAAGGGGATTCCGCTGATTGAATACGCAATCCAGAGCAAAGTTTCAGCCGAAGGAATTCGGAAATTAATTGAAGGCGGCGCCGATATTTCCTATAAATCTCAGGATGGAGAAACTCTTCTGATGCGTCTGATTCGGCAACACGGCAGCTATGATGCAGTAAAAGTCTTGATCGAAAGCGGGCTTGATGTAAAAGTTAGGGATAATACGGGGACAACAGCATTTGCTTGCTTTGCCGAAGCGGGTGACGATGTCAGGGTGGGGAGACTTCTCCTCGAGAATGGAGCATCCGTTGAAACAAGAAATATGGATGGCGCGACGCCGTTAATGATGGGCGCTCTGTATAATGAAAAGACGGAAATCATTGAATTTCTGCTTTCTAATGGCGCCAATGCGAATATGAAGACTAAGACCGGCATAACTCCCTTGATGTACGCCGCCGTGAATAACGGCAATAAGAACGTTCTTGACGCGCTCATACACGCGGGCGCCGAAGTTGACGCAAAGGATAACGACGGCTATACGCCGCTCTTGTATGCTCTGGAAAATAATAAAAACCCGGAGATCGCGTTGACGTTGCTTTTATCAGGAGCTTCCGCAAATGTAGCGTTGAATGGAGATTCCGCTTTGATTCTCGCCGTCAGGAGTGATCAGGACGTCAGAGTCATCCGGGAGCTTATTACGAAAGGCGCCGATGCCAAGGTAAAAGGGAAAGATGGCAAGACGGCGCTGGAGTATGCGATGCAGGCCAATAAGCCGTCGGCAATCATTGATGAGTTACTGAAGGTCAGCGTCGATATCAACGCGAAAGACAAAGACGGAAAGACAATGCTTATGCTCGCTTTGGAAAATACAAGGACGGTCGGGGAGATCTTGAAGCTTATCCAAGGGACCGAGAACATTAATGATCAGGATAATAAGGGTATGACGCCTCTAATGTATGCGGTATCCAACAACAGATTCGCGCAAAATGATTTGATGACGATCATCAAAGAGCTGCTCAAGAAAGGGGCGGATCCGAAGGTTAAGAATAGCAGGGGGCAGTTGGCGATTGAGTTGGGGGGAAATAATCCCAATTTTAAGAATACGGATGTTTTTTGGGAGATCAATGATTTGAGTTTTTGATTACTGAATACTGCTATTGCAAGATACCGTCTGATAATATGAATGGCAGAATTCAGGTACATTTATCCCAAAATTGATTTGCTTTCAATAATACTATATATTAATAGGAGCCAAAGATGAAAAAAGAAAAACCAAATGTCAATGAATTAGTGAAATGTATTTATTCAAAAAAATATGAAAATAAGAGTGAGGAGCACATCATTCCTGCTGCATTTGGAGGAGAAAAAACAATTGACTGCGTAGGCGATCAGTCTAATAATACTCTTTCAAAGTTTGAAGGCGCGATGTTGCGGAAATCTTTTTTAGTTGTCGAGAGAATAAAAAGAGATTTTAAAAACAGATACGATAAACCGAGAGAATTTTTAGGATTTAATGAAGATTATTCTTCAACATTAGTAATAGATACATCTAAAAATATTACTGAACCCGGGCAAATTAATATAACAAGCGGAATTTTGACGATGAATCTTTGTAATGACAAAGAGTGCAGTGCATTGATTGATTTTATGAACAAAGCAAAAGAATGTATAAGTGATCGCAAAAATGTTGAATTGCGTGAAAATAAAAGATTTGATAAGGAACAATTCAAGATTGCTTATTCTGAATATGATAAAAGATATGTTATTTATTTGAACGACTATGATGATTATGAGAGTTTAAAAGCGATACTTGATGATTTAACCGTAGACGAATCTTCTCTGAAACAAGTACAAACCAGAGAAATCATAGAAAACCCAGTAATTAAACTGCTTTTATCGTGGGATAGAGAAGATGAAAGAAGATTTATGGGCAAGATCGCATTCAATATTTTGAGCGATGTAACAAGTTCAGATTTCGTTTTAAGCGATTGCTTCGATGATTTACGTGAGTATATATTAAATGGAGACAGAAGCAAGGAAATAAACGCATCAGTCGAGTATGGTAAAAGAAAAAACATCATACATATGAAGAGAAAAGGAGAAGGTTTAGTGAAGATTTTAATTGCTGCCAAACTAGACCCCACTAAAATAATTCCGGTCGATGACAATTTTAAGAACGAACTATTCAGTTATAAAGAAAAAATTAATAATTTACTGGAAGATAATCACAACTCACGTGCAACAATAACGGCAATAGAAATGAGCGAAGATGATTTTCTGAGAAAAATTAAAGACTTGAGCATTGAGGAAGAAATACTGAATTCTCTGAAAGGCACGGACAAAAAGACGGATGTCGATGCCGTCATTATATTCATTGGTGATGATAAAAAAAGTCTTGAATGTTATCTCTCTATTGCAGGGAATCTGTATCATATTATATATAGTAGCACCTTTGACATCGATCTTGCTAGATTTAGCGATATCCGATTTCCAATAATAAAGTCGCTTGACGAATACCGGTAATTACTTGTAATTTTAAGGCAACTTCATCTAATAAGAAAAGTAGTTGATGAGTGCACAAAGGAATGGCTATTAACCAGCTTTTAGGTTATAATCCAATGATATGAATGCAGATTGATTGTGACTAATACTGCCCCGAAGCCAGTGAATATTCCTTCGTGACAAAAGATCATATAAAATGCGATGATTTCTAAAGAACAATCTTTGGATGAAAAACGAACGTTGAGGAGATGATAATAAGCAGGATGAATAATGACATTCTAAA encodes:
- a CDS encoding DUF1232 domain-containing protein; this translates as MRDVTDDQANEEFQKYSNNVSESDVTDILSKEEKILKKVKGPLSKFSEDIPLLFSIVKDYTNGSYRELPWKTIAAIVGTLLYVFSPVDLIPDFLLGVGLIDDAAVVGLCMSGLHLDLQQYKFWKNSKKLIKKEDDNHGI
- a CDS encoding dihydroxyacetone kinase subunit DhaK, whose product is MKMKKFINQADTLTQELLEGLVLAHGDLVELVGGNMVVSKTLKDADRVTIVTLGGTGHEPALSGFVGDGMLDISVAGDIFAAPNPQSVFEAVKLADKGKGVLLLVLNHAGDMLTGNMVMKMAEKAGINIQKVVTQEDISNAPRSNADDRRGLAGAVPMYHILAAAAKEGQSLDEVAALAQRYADSMATIAVAARTATHPATGAEFGDLGDIDMEIGMGQHGEGGGGRQPMKSAKETVAIMANALVKDIPLAKGDKVFVMVNGSGATTLMEMFILYKDCVHYLESLGITVVANMVGEILTVQEQAGFQLNIAKWDEEFLRLWNTPAASFAFWRK
- the lsrF gene encoding 3-hydroxy-5-phosphonooxypentane-2,4-dione thiolase; this translates as MADAKGNQAAKEYHVGLEPEARVFPVKGAAHYDWGLQNRLGRIFDPKSGNTVMLAFDHGYIMGPTAGLERLDLVIPRLIPHVDVLMGTRGAIRTCVDPGVAKPVCLRATHDESVLKDDMTTGSGFGLDMEEVIRLNAQMIAIQTFVGAPGERDSIETLCRAVDRGNRYGIPVLGVVAVGKDMARTTEFFLLATRLLAENGAHAIKTYYCEGFEKVAAACPAPLIVAGGKKIPENEALSMVYRAVSEGARGIDMGRNIFQSASPVAMAKAIGKIVHEGKNDAEAFRFFNEEAARAEKA
- a CDS encoding HNH endonuclease: MKKEKPNVNELVKCIYSKKYENKSEEHIIPAAFGGEKTIDCVGDQSNNTLSKFEGAMLRKSFLVVERIKRDFKNRYDKPREFLGFNEDYSSTLVIDTSKNITEPGQINITSGILTMNLCNDKECSALIDFMNKAKECISDRKNVELRENKRFDKEQFKIAYSEYDKRYVIYLNDYDDYESLKAILDDLTVDESSLKQVQTREIIENPVIKLLLSWDREDERRFMGKIAFNILSDVTSSDFVLSDCFDDLREYILNGDRSKEINASVEYGKRKNIIHMKRKGEGLVKILIAAKLDPTKIIPVDDNFKNELFSYKEKINNLLEDNHNSRATITAIEMSEDDFLRKIKDLSIEEEILNSLKGTDKKTDVDAVIIFIGDDKKSLECYLSIAGNLYHIIYSSTFDIDLARFSDIRFPIIKSLDEYR
- a CDS encoding DAK2 domain-containing protein; the encoded protein is MTKENLLDCFIGAGKEIISAKDELTAIDAKYGDGDHGITMEKIAGAFLAAMDTAKKTDVGVNAAMEAAADAIMAINGGAAVPLWTTLFGGFAEAPGMDAADIGPADLKTLFAGGLRAIRDVTKAEEGDKTLMDALIPAVRAMEAWTGDDAKGMLAAAAAAAKAGAEATKNYAAKYGRAKNYKEATLGTMDAGALSMARFFAGLCE
- a CDS encoding ankyrin repeat domain-containing protein — encoded protein: MAFDWKGLIGGLNSFGDKMDEEILAHPEKYDYDLYQKALMRQQSREQSREAEQRENERLRREEAARQQAERERREWEEEAARQRAVEDQRKRNFLFLEACRIQSLTEIQNFMNAGAEKNCVNQKKQNALMIAILADRDHSIVDFLAQNTSNIDWVDNQNHTALMYAIENKKSDYIRILVARGAKTNVRVKGIPLIEYAIQSKVSAEGIRKLIEGGADISYKSQDGETLLMRLIRQHGSYDAVKVLIESGLDVKVRDNTGTTAFACFAEAGDDVRVGRLLLENGASVETRNMDGATPLMMGALYNEKTEIIEFLLSNGANANMKTKTGITPLMYAAVNNGNKNVLDALIHAGAEVDAKDNDGYTPLLYALENNKNPEIALTLLLSGASANVALNGDSALILAVRSDQDVRVIRELITKGADAKVKGKDGKTALEYAMQANKPSAIIDELLKVSVDINAKDKDGKTMLMLALENTRTVGEILKLIQGTENINDQDNKGMTPLMYAVSNNRFAQNDLMTIIKELLKKGADPKVKNSRGQLAIELGGNNPNFKNTDVFWEINDLSF